The Primulina eburnea isolate SZY01 chromosome 6, ASM2296580v1, whole genome shotgun sequence genome contains a region encoding:
- the LOC140834312 gene encoding probable metal-nicotianamine transporter YSL7, whose amino-acid sequence MEEGGQDRRDAHSGVEDDGVAAIERAFVDTAIPPWWRQITFRAMATSLLLSVVFNVIVLKLNLTTGIIPSLNVAAGLLGFAMIKTWTVLIEKCGLLKQPFTRQENTVIQTCVVASSGIAFSSGTGSYLLGMSPKIAALADAGNTPINVKPLSLGWMMGFLFVVSFVGLFSIVPLRKVMILRYKLTYPSGTATAYLINSFHTPKGAKLAKKQVWSLFKSFVASFLWACFKWFFAAGDGCGFDSFPTFGLQAFKQRFYFDFSATYVGVGMICPYMVNVSLLLGAILSWGIMWPLIESKKGSWYSADLKASSLHGIQGYRVFLAIAMMLGDGLFHVVYMVLVTVKNFAKQQSDKKSLTDDEADGQTENFDDKRRTEYFLKDQIPNKVAVAGYLILAGISVVLVPVIFHQLKWYHLLVAYTIAPILAFCNAYGCGLTDWSLASNYGKLAILIFSSWVGQEHGGVLAGLVSCGVMMSIVSTASDLMQDFKTGYLTLSSPRSMFFSQVYGTVLGCITSPLIFWFFYKAYDVGDPEGSYPAPYALIYRGIALLGVEGLSSLPKNCLTLAIVFFVAAVVINTLIEVLKSCETKYKIYRFIPSPMCMAIPFYLGAYFAIDMCVGSLILFIWEKKNKKHAKDYAPAVASGLICGDSLWGVPAAILALAGINSPICMKFSSG is encoded by the exons ATGGAAGAAGGAGGCCAGGATCGCCGTGATGCCCACAGCGGTGTTGAAGACGACGGCGTGGCGGCAATAGAACGGGCTTTTGTGGATACCGCTATCCCGCCATGGTGGAGACAGATTACGTTCCGTGCAATGGCGACGAGTCTTCTGCTGAGCGTTGTTTTCAACGTAATCGTTTTGAAATTGAACCTGACGACTGGAATTATTCCGTCGCTTAACGTGGCTGCGGGACTTCTGGGATTCGCGATGATCAAGACTTGGACGGTTCTTATCGAGAAATGCGGTCTTCTTAAGCAGCCATTTACAAGGCAGGAAAATACCGTCATACAGACGTGTGTTGTTGCATCTTCCGGCATCGCTTTTAGCA GTGGGACAGGGAGCTATTTGCTTGGAATGAGCCCAAAGATTGCAGCTTTGGCAGATGCTGGAAATACTCCAATCAATGTGAAGCCACTCTCTCTTGGATGGATGATGGGTTTTCTCTTTGTTGTTAGCTTTGTTGGTCTATTCTCAATTGTACCCCTGAGAAAG GTGATGATCTTGAGGTACAAATTGACATATCCAAGTGGAACTGCAACAGCATACCTAATCAACAGTTTCCACACCCCTAAAGGAGCCAAACTTGCAAAGAAACAGGTGTGGTCccttttcaaatcatttgttGCTAGCTTTCTATGGGCATGCTTCAAGTGGTTTTTCGCTGCCGGCGATGGTTGTGGATTCGATAGCTTCCCTACGTTTGGTCTCCAAGCATTTAAGCAGAG GTTCTACTTTGATTTCTCTGCTACATATGTTGGAGTTGGTATGATTTGCCCTTACATGGTTAATGTATCACTACTTCTTGGTGCCATTCTTTCTTGGGGAATAATGTGGCCTTTAATTGAATCCAAGAAAGGCAGCTGGTACAGCGCTGATCTTAAAGCAAGCAGTCTTCATGGAATTCAAGGATACAGG GTTTTTCTTGCTATTGCAATGATGCTCGGTGATGGATTATTTCATGTCGTCTACATGGTTTTAGTGACAGTTAAAAATTTTGCCAAACAACAGTCTGATAAGAAATCGCTTACCGACGACGAAGCAGATGGGCAGACTGAAAATTTCGATGATAAAAGGCGAACAGAGTACTTCTTGAAAGATCAAATCCCAAATAAAGTTGCTGTAGCTGGATACCTTATATTGGCAGGCATATCTGTTGTATTAGTACCTGTGATATTCCATCAGCTAAAATGGTACCACCTCCTTGTAGCCTATACGATCGCACCGATCCTCGCCTTTTGCAACGCCTATGGTTGTGGCCTAACTGACTGGTCTCTGGCTTCAAACTACGGGAAACTCGCCATCCTTATTTTCAGCTCATGGGTCGGCCAAGAACATGGAGGGGTTCTTGCTGGGCTTGTTTCCTGTGGAGTGATGATGAGCATCGTGTCAACTGCTTCAGATCTGATGCAAGATTTCAAGACGGGTTACTTGACATTGTCGTCTCCACGTTCCATGTTTTTCAGCCAAGTGTATGGAACCGTGCTCGGCTGCATTACATCGCCCCTCATCTTCTGGTTCTTCTACAAGGCATATGACGTTGGTGATCCGGAAGGCTCGTACCCTGCTCCATACGCCTTGATATACCGCGGAATCGCGCTCTTGGGGGTGGAAGGCTTATCTTCGCTTCCCAAGAATTGCTTGACACTCGCTATCGTATTTTTCGTCGCAGCAGTGGTGATCAATACTTTGATTGAGGTCCTGAAGAGTTGTGAAACCAAGTACAAGATTTACAGGTTCATACCGAGCCCGATGTGCATGGCAATCCCGTTCTACTTGGGGGCATATTTCGCCATAGATATGTGTGTTGGGAGTTTGATTCTGTTCATATGGGAGAAGAAGAACAAGAAACACGCGAAAGATTACGCACCGGCTGTTGCTTCCGGATTGATCTGTGGGGATTCACTTTGGGGAGTTCCTGCTGCTATATTGGCTCTGGCAGGGATCAACTCCCCTATTTGCATGAAGTTTTCATCTGGATGA
- the LOC140833483 gene encoding protein FAR1-RELATED SEQUENCE 5-like yields the protein MEDDNPIEELGGEYIEGIELDHISQQQCGVPDFPTAENVEVPTEIPVVDILENKLAVGSIVNSVEEAYLLYCQYAHAKGFSVRKGDQRCFPKTNELQSKEFNCSCEGMKDEKCSSKRIPVYQKLITRTKCKARLKITREKEGVWRVSIFLEEHNHEMFALDQTHLLRSARNLSHAKKSTLEAMVNAGISVSNAVSFMENEACGTQNLGFIRKDAYDHMSRLKKHTKVENGDATALIQYFIEKANKENYFYWNVQLDDDDRVMNFFFRDYKCAVDYEYFGDVLSIDTTYRSNKYNLICAPFIGINHHMQNVLFGLAFMSDETEASFEWLFTTFLDAMYGKQPETIFSDQCQAMMNAIETVFPHSHHRLCQWHINQNAPSHFGNLNGDSNFKKLWYKCMNYCDSEDEFDATWTYMIDTYNLCGHKWLNGMYKIRKKWATAFSNGRFSAGLLATSRSEVTNMVLKKAGNKMCSLYEFVMNYTKILNKWREKEKFEDTRCRHGKPAQILKNHPLLIHAADVYTISIYKLFEIELVNSLNCKSVQPPSCFGNDWNLIEFRVKSHDENSRVRQVVFNKQNNEIKCSCSKFETMGILCKHVLMVFNSFDVTVLPNCYILKRWMKNIKTIVNNDFKESGGGGGGGDKSEMVFVNQIMRSMYDLTQLSKSHEDARKSLYKLVDTATGEISHLLQNLSVDEETPCDDIPSDGHIDEVLVRNPLTAKAKGVTNANITRHWENKSKKGNRKGKEKAEIPSGKGGKRKGQSSQDDTTAREINNIPCQQHLNLTFSQNPFLPPQHFVQHSNQLEGNTNLYTSGEMNLFPYQFQRPHPSQDHQ from the exons ATGGAAGATGACAACCCAATTGAAGAGTTGGGGGGAGAATATATTGAAGGAATAGAACTGGATCACATTTCACAACAGCAATGTGGAGTTCCTGACTTTCCAACGGCAGAAAACGTTGAGGTACCAACTGAAATCCCTGTTGTCGATATTTTGGAGAACAAACTAGCAGTGGGTTCAATTGTCAATAGTGTTGAAGAGGCATATTTGTTGTATTGTCAATACGCGCATGCCAAGGGATTTAGTGTTAGAAAGGGTGATCAACGTTGTTTTCCCAAAACTAATGAACTTCAATCGAAGGAATTTAATTGCTCATGTGAAGGTATGAAAGATGAAAAATGTTCTAGTAAAAGAATTCCAGTTTATCAAAAGTTGATCACTAGAACTAAATGTAAAGCCAGATTGAAAATTACAAGGGAAAAAGAGGGCGTTTGGCGGGTGAGTATATTTTTGGAGGAGCATAATCATGAGATGTTTGCACTTGATCAAACTCACCTGTTAAGATCGGCACGCAATTTATCACATGCAAAAAAATCCACTCTAGAAGCTATGGTCAATGCTGGAATATCTGTCTCTAATGCAGTTTCTTTTATGGAGAATGAAGCATGTGGGACACAAAATTTAGGTTTTATTAGAAAAGATGCATATGACCATATGAGTCGGCTAAAAAAGCATACGAAAGTTGAGAATGGAGATGCAACTGCACTTATCCAATATTTTATTGAGAAGGCGAACAAAGAGAATTACTTTTACTGGAATGTGCAATTGGATGATGACGATAGAGTGATGAATTTTTTCTTTAGGGACTACAAATGTGCAGTGGATTATGAATATTTCGGTGATGTGCTGTCGATTGACACAACATATAGATCGAACAAATACAATTTGATCTGTGCTCCATTTATTGGTATAAACCACCATATGCAAAATGTGCTGTTTGGTTTGGCTTTTATGTCCGATGAGACCGAAGCTTCTTTTGAGTGGTTGTTTACAACATTTCTTGATGCTATGTACGGAAAACAACCTGAAACTATATTTTCAGACCAATGCCAGGCCATGATGAATGCCATTGAAACGGTTTTTCCACATTCCCATCATCGTTTATGTCAATGGCATATAAATCAAAATGCGCCTTCACATTTTGGGAATTTAAATGgcgattcaaatttcaaaaaattgtggtataaatgcatgaattactGCGACTCTGAAGATGAATTTGATGCCACGTGGACATATATGATCGATACATATAATTTGTGTGGTCATAAATGGTTGAATGGGATGTACAAAATCAGGAAAAAATGGGCTACTGCTTTCAGCAATGGCAGATTTAGTGCAGGACTTTTGGCTACCTCAAGGAGTGAGGTCACAAATATGGTTTTGAAGAAAGCAGGTAATAAAATGTGTTCTTTGTATGAATTCGTGATGAATTATACAAAAATTCTAAATAAATGGCGAGAGAAGGAGAAGTTTGAAGATACCCGTTGTCGTCATGGTAAGCCTGCGcagattttaaaaaatcatccgTTGTTGATTCATGCTGCAGATGTCTACACTATTTCCATTTACAAGTTATTCGAAATCGAATTGGTCAACTCTTTGAATTGCAAATCTGTTCAACCACCATCTTGTTTTGGTAATGATTGGAATTTGATTGAGTTCAGAGTAAAATCTCACGATGAAAACTCAAGGGTCAGACAAGTGGTGTTCAATAAGCAGAATAATGAAATAAAGTGTAGCTGTTCTAAGTTTGAGACAATGGGGATTTTGTGTAAGCATGTTTTGATGGTGTTTAACTCTTTTGACGTCACTGTTCTACCCAACTGTTACATTTTGAAGAGATGGATGAAGAATATAAAAACTATAGTTAACAATGACTTCAAAGAAAGTgggggtggtggtggtggtggtgataAATCTGAGATGGTGTTTGTGAACCAAATAATGAGATCGATGTATGATCTAACTCAATTGAGCAAATCTCATGAGGATGCGAGAAAAAGTTTGTATAAGTTGGTTGATACAGCAACAGGTGAAATATCCCACCTTCTCCAGAATTTGAGTGTAGATGAAGAGACGCCGTGTGATGATATTCCAAGTGACGGTCACATCGATGAAGTACTCGTACGTAACCCACTCACCGCTAAAGCAAAAGGAGTTacaaatgcaaatattacacgaCATTGGGAGAATAAGAGCAAAAAAGGAAATCGAAAAGGAAAAGAGAAAGCTGAAATTCCAA GTGGAAAAGGAGGCAAAAGAAAAGGACAAAGTTCACAAGATGACACCACCGCACGGGAAATAAACAACATACCATGCCAACAACACTTAAATTTAACATTCTCGCAGAATCCATTTTTACCTCCTCAACATTTTGTACAGCACTCAAATCAATTG GAAGGTAATACAAATTTGTATACAAGTGGTGAAATGAATTTATTCCCTTATCAGTTTCAGCGTCCTCATCCATCACAA GACCACCAGTAG
- the LOC140834318 gene encoding polypyrimidine tract-binding protein homolog 3-like, with protein sequence MAEPSKVIHVRNVGHEISENDLLQLFQPFGVITKLVMLRAKNQALIQMQDIPSAVNSIQYYTNVQPSVRGRNIYIQFSSHQELTTMEQNSQPRGEEPNRILLVTIHHMLYPITVEVLHQVFSPHGFVEKIVTFQKSAGFQALVQYQSNQNAITARNSLQGRNIYDGCCQLDIQYSNLDELQVNYNNERSRDFTNPSLPSEQKPGYGDGSLCAHPVGFPQMGNAAVIAAAFGGSLPPGISGTNDRCTVLVSNLSPDRIDEDKLFNLFSLYGNIIRIKLLRNKPDHALVQMSDGFQAELAVHFLKGALLFGKRLEVNFSKHSIITAGADTHDYSNSNLNRFNRNAVKNYRYCCSPTKMIHISTLPQDVTEEEIVAHLEDCGTIVSVKLFEMKGKKQVLVLFENEEQATEALVWKHATSLGGSTIRISFSQLQTI encoded by the exons ATGGCAGAACCCTCAAAAGTTATCCATGTTCGCAATGTGGGGCATGAGATTTCCGAG AATGATTTGCTCCAGCTCTTCCAACCATTTGGGGTTATAACCAAGCTCGTGATGCTTCGAGCCAAAAATCAA GCTCTCATTCAAATGCAAGATATCCCTTCAGCGGTAAATTCAATACAATACTACACAAATGTGCAGCCAAGCGTAAG GGGAAGAAATATTTATATTCAATTCTCATCACACCAGGAGCTAACAACTATGGAACAGAATTCGCAACCACGAGGAGAAGAG CCTAATCGAATTCTCTTAGTTACAATACATCACATGCTATATCCTATTACTGTGGAAGTGCTGCATCAAGTGTTTTCTCCTCATGGATTTGTTGAGAAGATCGTCACGTTTCAGAAGTCGGCTG GTTTCCAAGCTCTAgttcaatatcaatcaaacCAGAATGCTATTACTGCAAGAAACTCTCTCCAG GGACGAAATATATATGATGGTTGCTGTCAATTGGACATTCAGTACTCAAA CCTTGACGAGTTGCAAGTGAACTATAATAACGAACGTTCTCG AGATTTCACAAACCCATCTTTGCCTTCAGAACAAAAG CCTGGGTATGGAGATGGAAGCCTATGTGCACATCCAG TTGGATTTCCGCAG ATGGGTAATGCTGCTGTCATTGCTGCTGCGTTTGGAGGCAGTTTGCCTCCAGGTATAAGTGGTACGAATGATAGGTGCACGGTTCTTGTATCTAATCTGAGCCCTGAT AGAATTGACGAGGATAAGCTTTTTAATTTATTCTCGCTGTATGGCAACATTATCAGAATCAAACTTCTTCGAAATAAGCCAGATCATGCATTAGTCCAAATGAGTGATGGCTTTCAGGCTGAATTGGCTGTGCACTTTCTGAAG GGTGCCTTGTTGTTTGGAAAGCGCTTGGAGGTGAATTTTTCCAAGCATTCTATCATTACAGCTGGAGCTGATACCCATGACTACTCCAATTCTAACCTCAACCGTTTCAATCGTAATGCTGTTAAAAACTACCGGTACTGTTGTTCGCCAACCAAAATGATCCACATCTCCACTCTCCCTCAAGATGTTACTGAAGAAGAAATAGTGGCCCATTTGGAGGATTGTGGAACGATAGTTAGTGTGAAACTCTTTGAAATGAAGGGAAAGAAACAGGTTCTAGTCCTTTTTGAAAACGAGGAGCAGGCTACAGAAGCTCTTGTGTGGAAGCACGCCACGTCACTCGGTGGTTCGACCATACGAATTTCCTTCTCTCAGCTGCAAACCATTTGA